From one Triticum aestivum cultivar Chinese Spring chromosome 4B, IWGSC CS RefSeq v2.1, whole genome shotgun sequence genomic stretch:
- the LOC123092317 gene encoding nuclear poly(A) polymerase 3 has product MVLDRPVGRPAFRKPERRTLAPPRGTGPPPPPPIPPTPGVYLRGPPPLPPPGAILPRPIVVCLDLARMKQMDSSRSSSLMKFLEDTGVSPSEEETRRRERIILELHKIVMDWAKMVAFNQGGKPWITSGTVLTFGSYDLGAYGPESDIDAVCVGPCIASLQHHFFVVLRQMLEARPEVSDLHSIESARVPLMRFKFNGVSVDFPYAQLPVINAAEAIHANDPRLLEKVDAASWRCLSGVRVNRQIMQLVPNMKKFQLLLRCLKLWARKRGIHCHLVGFFAGIHLAVLGAYVCRRHPNATANTLLCRFFEIFSHWPWPLPVSLHDQTPLWSPDGCSLMPIVMPCYPPEFCASNVTKSTFNKIKEELWRGLSLTKDTSSVDVDWNWIFAPFPYAAKYKHFLRIVLSAPTTEELRDWVGWVKSRFRSLILKLESLNIGCDPNPLEQVDHSIGEPNAVFLWGLIMYSNTQICTTSLKKDFMRSVTNNIYGKEKCAHSDIELSVVGMPQVPKSMSDQSAYLQKLPNLPPRMLGYPPMRQGCNAVA; this is encoded by the exons ATGGTGCTCGACCGCCCCGTCGGGCGCCCGGCCTTCCGCAAGCCCGAGCGCCGAACCCTAGCCCCGCCGCGTGGTACGGGCCCTCCGCCTCCCCCGCCGATTCCGCCCACGCCGGGGGTGTACCTCCGGGGGCCTCCACCGCTCCCGCCTCCCGGTGCCATCCTGCCGCGCCCGATCGTCGTCTGTCTCGATCTCGCCAGGATGAAGCAAATGGATTCCTCCCGGAGCTCTTCTCTTATGAAG TTCCTTGAGGATACGGGGGTTTCGCCCTCGGAGGAGGAAacccggaggagggagaggatcATACTCGAGCTCCACAAG ATAGTTATGGATTGGGCGAAAATGGTGGCGTTCAACCAGGGGGGGAAACCTTGGATCACATCAGGCACGGTGTTGACCTTTGGCTCCTATGATTTAGGG GCATATGGACCTGAATCTGATATTGATGCAGTCTGTGTTGGTCCTTGCATTGCATCACTACAA CATCATTTCTTCGTTGTCCTGCGACAAATGCTTGAAGCAAGGCCAGAAGTATCAGACTTGCATTCTATTGAAAGTGCTAGGGTTCCATTGATGCGCTTTAAATTCAACGGTGTGTCAGTTGATTTTCCATATGCCCAGCTGCCAGTTATCAATGCTGCAGAG GCTATACATGCAAATGATCCCCGTTTGCTAGAGAAAGTTGACGCGGCAAGCTGGAGATGTCTATCTGGAGTCCGTGTTAATAGACAAAtcatgcaattagttccaaataTGAAG AAATTTCAACTTTTGTTGCGCTGCCTTAAACTCTGGGCAAGAAAAAGAGGAATTCATTGCCAT CTAGTTGGCTTCTTTGCTGGAATTCATTTGGCGGTTCTCGGAGCATATGTTTGCCGCAGACATCCAAATGCTACTGCCAATACTTTGTTGTGTAGGTTCTTTGAGATATTTTCTCACTGGCCTTGGCCTCTTCCGGTGTCTTTGCATGACCAAACACCTCTTTGGAGTCCTGACGGGTGCTCTCTCATGCCCATAGTGATGCCCTGTTATCCACCAGAATTTTGTGCCTCTAATGTCACAAAAAGCACTTTCAACAAAATCAAAGAAGAGCTTTGGCGAGGTTTATCTTTGACCAAG GATACAAGTAGTGTTGATGTCGACTGGAATTGGATTTTTGCACCGTTTCCATATGCTGCAAAATATAAGCACTTCCTTCGCATAGTTCTCTCAGCTCCGACAACTGAAGAGTTACGTGATTGGGTTGGATGGGTGAAATCACGATTCCGCAGCCTTATTCTCAAG CTGGAAAGCCTTAACATTGGTTGTGACCCAAATCCCTTAGAGCAAGTGGATCATAGCATCGGTGAGCCAAATGCTGTATTCTTGTGGGGTCTCATCATGTATAGTAATACTCAGATCTGTACAACTTCTCTCAAAAAGGACTTCATGAGAAGTGTCACCAACAACATCTATGGAAAGGAAAAGTGTGCTCATTCAGACATAGAATTGTCTGTTGTCGGTATGCCTCAGGTGCCTAAAAGCATGTCTGATCAATCGGCCTACTTACAGAAACTGCCGAATCTGCCACCGCGAATGCTGGGCTACCCACCGATGAGGCAGGGATGCAATGCAGTTGCTTAA